CTTGTTAATTAGTTTAGTATTTCTTTCACATGACCAAACAAAGTACCATCAATGTTTGGAAGTTTTCATACATATACCTACATATATATATCAAGATTGGTACAATTATGAAAGTTTATTTTAACTTCTGTATGTTCAATAAATAAAGTTTTCATTTCAATGTCCTTTAACTTTTGGTGCAATCTAATACTAAAATAATgacattttcttttcaaaaagtgTTCTCTAGAAAAATGTTTTGGGCTATGTTACGCGGACTATAAAAAAATATTGCTGCAACTATGTCAACTCctctaaataaaaaatatagtaCTACTTTTGAAAAATCCGACATATAACAATATTTCTGAGAGTCCGAACACCATAGATTCTAGGCTCCAATTTTATAAAATCATAGTGGCTGTTAGCTTTTATCATCTCTACAACCTTAATTTGTCACCAATTAATAGTCTCATAAAATGAAGCACttgcactctttttttcttcaaatttctttgttttatccACGTTTACACGGTGAAAACTAATATTTCTCTACTTATGCATGTTTATATAGAAAAAATTACCTCCTTTTGTTCCAATTGGAAGCAGAAGAAAGAATAGAGTTAAAGGAGGAAGAAGATGGTGATAAATCTAACAAAATGGAGGAAATTCAAAGAAAATCCAATATTGATGAAGGCTTAAGAAAAATCCTCGatttgcttaggtctcacaagcaTTGTTGTCTTTTCGAATCCCGGCTTCGCAGTCAGGTAACTCTTTTTTTATTTACTGTAAAACATCTTGTGCagataaatatttataataaGTGTCGTTACATTTATAAcgataagtatatatatatatatatatatatatatatatatatatatatatatacaccatGCAGTTTCATGCATGAATAGCTTTAATCATCTCAGATCTAGACCGAGGTATTGATGGTGGTTTTCTAATCTCGCGTAACATAATGTGATACGATGAGATAGAACAGAATAGAAATAAAGACAGGGAACAAGTTACCTAGTCTTAACGGGCAAAGCGGGCCCCTTTATTATGAATTCTTTAATTCATCATCAATCAAATATCCCCAAGTAGGATTCGAACCTACGACCAATCCGTTAACAGCCGATTGCTCTACCACTGAGCTACTGGGGAACAACAGGAGATTCGATCTCATAGAGTTCAATTCCCGTTCCCATCCCTTGACCAATATGAGCTCGAAGCTTCTttatcttttttgcatttttGATATTATAAACTTAGGTTATTCCTTATTAGTGCTTATTTATTTTTCAGGGAAATCAAGACTATACTGAACAAATTAGACAACATATGGATTTACAGATCATTCAAAGCAAATTAGAACAAGATGTTTATTCGAACTTTGAAATTGCCTTCTTTAGAGATCTTCTCTTGATGTTCAACAACGCCATAGTTTACTATCCAAAAGAAACTATTCAACATGTAGCTGCACTCGAACTTAGAGACATTGTCCGCAGAGAAATGAATGCCAAACCCTTATTTCGTCGTGACATTGTGTGTGGATTACCTGCAGAAGGTAACACAATGTTGGTCAAAGAAATGGCAGAGAAAAGGATGCGCAAAAGGTACAAGATGAGAGCTCGAGAAACTGATGAGTCAGTCAGGAGAAGCGCGAGAGTGAGAAGTAGGGGTTGGGAAATTAAGAATGATCCTGATTATGATTATTATGATTGTAGAGGGCCAAGGAGATCAAGGAGGATAAGAGGCAATATCAACAAAAAGGATTAGGGAACAAAAAGGATTTGGGACCATATAACATTAGTTTGTCGTTAATTTTGTTGGAGCAACGGTAAATATGTCTTCATGTGACCTATATGTCGCGGGTTTGAGTTGCGGAAGTagtcactaatgcttgcatttCGATAGACTGCCTACATCACACCTCTTGGGATACGGCTCTTCCCCGAATTCTGCGTGAACGCAAAATACTTTGTGCATCGGGTTGccctttactttttttttttttttcaatttaagtcatAGCCATGGAGAATTTTGATATAGCTGCCTAAACTTTTGCATCAATGTAACCTCTCTTTGGTTATGACCAAGAGAGTTAATATTAGTATTATGATCAAACATTTGATAATCCATTACTTAATTTATATCTGCTCCTAAACGTAGTCTCTTCTTCACATTGAGTAGAAACTTACTCTGTGTCAAGTGTCACTTTTTATTGTTCCAGAGTCAATTTAACTAATATTTTAAGTTAAATTGAATTAAATAAATTCAATAGTTTAAAATTTAgatattcaaaaaaatatataaatatattgaaGCTTTGATCGACAACAATATATCCCatattcaaatatatatatatgatggtaGAATTTAATAGATATTTGATTCATTAGTCGAGATGCATCACACAATGAAAAAACTAAACTACATTAAAATGAATAGTAAATTTTCACGAATTTTCTATGGTGAAAGTGGCGGGATGTGAAAAAATCTCTAAAAAATTATTTCATATATTTAAGTTTTAATGGAAAAATTATTGCTTATATGTGCAAGTAAAAAGGTTACAAATACTTGAAGAAacgaagaaaaggaaaaagaaaaacctaAAATAAGACGAGGCAGTAAATTTTTACAAAATTTACCTTGGCGTGGTAAATTTTCAGACAAGCGGGAAATTCTccccccaattttttttttactattcCCAAAACTTGCTTAAGAAGTTGGAGGGTGAAAAAAAACTTCCTTGAGAAGGTAAACCAAACGACTCAAGTTTTTTCCCTTTAAAAAGACATAGTAAAAATTTGTTGATCAAATTCACTCAGCGAAAACAATGGCGAAAGAAATAGAGAGAAATCAAGAAGTACATAAAGCAAAAACTGTTGTACATGATGATGAGTTGAACGAGCTGACTCAGCAACCAACTTCAGAAGCAAGAGGAGTTCGCTCCAAATACTCTGATATTCAAAACCGTATTTGTGgtaatttttctgatttttttttgtttttgttttttttttgttttgctctgtttttttatataaaaaaaatattgtttttgttttttatgCAGAGGGAAAAGATGAAATAGCGAATGTTGATTCTGAGAAGTTTAAGGAAATTATGAAAGATATTGAAAACTCTCATTATGAAGGTATttttgtttttccctttttctctatattttttaaaactattATTATGGATAGTTTTATTTTCCCTTTTGTATTATGATTATGTATTGAGAGTGATATTTAGATGTTAAAGGTTTTATTTTTACGTTGAATATTTACAAAATTTTGCATATATATGCTTGAAAGCTTTTATTTTTAAGACAAATAGTAACTAGTAAGTTTAAGTAAGCTACATTTGTTGCAGTTATGGCAGCACTgctaaaatatttagaattttgtCTGTTAACTTTGTGTTCTGAATTCTAGTAAATATGAACTGTGATTGACCCTAATAAGCGTGTGGTGCGACTCAAAATCCGAatcttgttttgtttttttctatTTGTTTCGTGTGTGATTGTATGGTAGTTAACCACCATTGTAACATTGTCCATAGAGATTACCCCCTcaatgcaaaaagaaaagagaaaaagaatgtCAATATTACAATCTTGAGAGTAGAACAGTTTTTTCTTCTGTTATGAGTTTCACAAACATGTTAAATATTTCAACAAGAATTCTTTTTGTGATTTATAGTAGTGATTTTTTTGGGGGTCAATTTCAGTAGTGATTTTACTGTAGCTTAATTATGCAAACTTTACTTTTAGGAAAGAGAAAAATTGATGTTTAGTGTTCATACTGAATATAGATGCGATGGTTCTCATATGTAGAGGCTGACCATGTTTCGAACATTAAGAGTTTGAGTTCGGGATTCTACTATACTAGTGAATTTGTTCGCCAATAAAGAATTTAGAATTATCTTCTTATGAATCAAGTCGAGATAGAGAGACAAATTTTTTTTGCTTAGAGTTGAGACTTCTTTTCCCTactaattaacaaaataattaagAAGATCAATTTGTTAACATCAATTCATATATGTCATTCAGTTATAAAAAGAAGctcaattttattaaatataCATTAGATAGACAGTATAAAAGTATTCATAGATTTTATTTATccatttatttttcacttttatCTTCTTTTAATACGGTGACATTGCCTCTTCTGTTTCCtacttttatttgttttcttcacCAAATGCATCTACATTGATTAAAGTCATCAGACAACACATAGCCAGTGCTTCTCAttgcaaaaataataataataagaataatggTAGAGACTTTTATTCTAACCATAGGATAAATAGGAAAGTATAAGATAAAGGCAAgtaaatggaaaaaaaaaaagacaatataATATATCATGTTGAGTAATAGTATCCTCTCGAGCTGTTTTGGTTTGAAATAAGAGTAGAAAAGCTAATTCAAGAAATAGTGAAAGAACCAGAGTgaaaattacatcaaaatcaaaatccaaTAATTCATGGATAATGTCTATGTACTACACTTTAGGAGTTTTGCGGAGAATCATATGCAAGAGCGAAATTGTCGCTGCACAACTGTAACCAAGTCAAGCACCTGAATAGTGAATACAAAGAAAAGTAGCAGGTACCGTCACCACTCGTGCACACACCATGATGTGATTCATCTAGTAATCGTTATAGGAGAAAAGAAAATAGTGGCATATAAATTTATATAGAAGTAATAACGAAAGAATTAACAATACCTGTAGAGATCCCTCATAAGTGAACCGGCACAAACAACAATACTCTTTTGCAGCTTTGGATAACATAGCATGGTTTGAAGAGTAGATAAAATGCGCTCTTCACCATAGTGAAAATGTTGAGAATGAAAATTATAACGAAATAGTTTTTTGAATAGCCAAACTCATGTGCTATAATAAAATTGCATTCTAGATCTTTTCCTTAGGCCATATATGCCTTGAGAACTCTTGTGATTCTTGAAAttctcttttacttttttttatatgACTGCAATATTACTCGGATAAACCTTTAAATCAGAGAAAGGATATGAAAAAGATGCAATTCCATGAGATATAAAAAGCTTGTTGATGGCTAACCTGTTTGCGAGTATCACTTGGAGCACTTTTAATATTATCAAAAAGAGGCTTAGATTACAAAAAGACATGATGCAAAATAATTACGAAGAGAGTTTGCAACGTACTTGTCAGATCAGGTGCTTGGCTTTGAAATTTAATTCCCTTTGCGATATAACAGATACGTTGAATCTTGCAGGCCTCTGCAATACACCCAAGGGAACACAAATAACAATTGCATAAGAGTATGAataagaaactaaagaaaaaaaatagtactTAACTGAGTGCAAAGACATAAACCCGGTCTTCAAATATAAGAACAAATTCATCAAGCTTTTGCCTCTTCGGCTGTGCTATATTGTAACGTCCATACATATAGGTAAATTCTAATAATAAAGAAGCTAACGGTAGAAACTTATGGAAGAAATTAATAGAGGGTCTTTATATAATTTTAAGCAATATCTTAAggtgaaaataagagaaaaatgccaaaaatttgACAAAAAAGATAAATACCAATGCTAGCTTAAGAGATATGTCATGTCAGCATTTATTTtccctcttttatatatatatagagagattcCTTTCGATTTATTGGgttcaaaatatattttttctactTATTTAGCGAACTTTTTAATACACATACATGATCTGAGCCAAAGTTTCTAGGTTTGGATGAATCCGTAACTTATGCACTACATCTGCCTTTGTTCATACTTAAGATATTGTCCTTTAGGATGAGGGATTGGATTTTTTGTTTCTTGGAGGGGGGATGATGGCATGGTGGATGGTGAGCTACTAGTTGAAACCATTGGAAGAATCTTAAAGTGTCTCCTAAGTTATATCATCAAATTATTTACTTTAAAAGGTTAAACAATGACATGTCGTGTTAGGTTATGAATCAAGATATTTGCAAGTATTTGCTTCAATATTACAACATTTCGTTTTCCTTCTTATAAGGAGGTGATGGGGTTAGTAGTAGTTGTACTAATCACAAGAATATTGAAAGTGAAATTCTAAGGTATCAGGGCTACTTGTTTTTTGCCTTGTCACGGTTTTTTTCCTGGTGGTATGAGGTACCGTTCAATAACATTGCGAAGATTTGAAAGTGTGTCCTTAACATTTATTCAtgtttctttttccccttttgcaGTCTGGAGATAAAGCTAAATTTTGGTAAATATGATCAGTTATAGTATTTTAGTGCGATGTTGGGTGCTTTACTTAAATATGATCGAGCATGAAAACTCAAGTTCAAGTTTTTTAAATGAAGTAGTGATTGGTGCTACTATCTTGTTTAATATTGTATCCTTGAGAGGCCTTAAACTTATAAGCTAGAGTTTGTATAGTTTACGACATTAGAAGGCTGAATTGAACAGTTCTTGTTGAATGTTGGGTTGCAAACTTATTTTTGAGATGGATTATTAACCTTATCTGCTGTGTTGATTAGTGAAAAAGCCAAGAGAGCAAGTTGCAGATGCAGAGGCATTGTTTGATCTCACCAAAACTTTGGCGGCTTCTGTTAGATCACATTCCACTGGTGTTACACCTTATATATTCATTTCCTCTTTGCTTGATGTTTTTGGGACACAACGTCCAAAAGGTCATTCTGTGAATGCAAATGCACTTTGGAAAGATATTGGGCTGGCTGTTTCACCAATTTTTACGAATGCTGGAGGTTGCCTCACTATGTAAGATTTGTTTTGCAACTTTTAATTCTTACAATGTGCTCACAGCTCTGTTTCATGAGACACTTGGGTTCTCATTCTTGTTTATACTTTTTCTGAAGGCTTGGACCCATGAACTGTGAATTTAAGTGTCGGAAGGTTACACGTAGACCACGGACAAAGGTGCACTCACGTGCTCGTCCAAAGGAGGTACGTGTAACTCTCTCATGACTTGTGTTAAATGCAATTAACATTGTAGACATGTGCAGGCAAGAGTTAAGTAGGTTTTAAGATATTGACACTAGAGTGCATTTAGAAAATTTCTTTACTTGATATGTTCCATTTTGGTTCTAAAAACTATTGTTCTGATGTTGCTCTGAAATTTGTTTCTCATGTTCCTTTGGACGCCTGTGACCTGTAATGCACATCTTAAGTCCATGCAAGGAAAATGTGAACTTAGTAGAAATTTTCTAGTCCATTTAATATATAGTGGAAGCAACCATCGTCTCTTTTTTACAGTGAAAACTGAAATTGATAAATCTTCTTGCTGGACTAAACTGTCTgccaagaaaaaaggaaaagcatcACGTATTCATAGCTCGACCCCATGATATGTGTATCTTGTAAAGCTCTCCTGTATTAAGTTTGTCATTATTTCTGGTAATGACATAAAATGGGGTTGAAATAAGGCCAATATGTCTTGATTTTGCATTTCATTTAGCTTATTGCTACTGTGACATTCCAGTGTGATGCAATAATCTGCTTTTGTCACAGCTTGAAGTTAATGCTGAGGAGAAAACAGATACAGACAAGAACATATCAACCATGTTTCAGATCCTAAGGAAGAAGCGAGTTAAGCTTGAGAGTCTCATAATGAACAGAAAATCCTTTGCGCAAAGCATTGAGAATTTATTTACACTATCTTTTCTAGTGAAAGATGGACGGGTTTTCGTAGATTTGGATGAAAGTGGATCTCATTTTGTCTGTAAGATACCTTTCTGAACCTTTTTTTGAGAGTTCCTTTTATATTTGTCCTTCTCTTTCTTGATTCCTCTAGGTCTATAgtgtttttctcctttctaatgtTCTTCCCATCTCAGCTCCTAGGAATGGTCCTGCTGCCGCTGCAGTTAAGTCTGGTGAAGTTAAATACAGCCACTTTGTCTTCAGATTGGATTTTGCTGATTGGGAGGTAGGGAATTATATCTAAATCATAATTCTGTGTCCATATTAGGTACTTAGTGAGTAGGATCCTAGCATTTTCTATGATATGCATTTGAAAGCTTCCAGATTGATTTCTTTGTTACTCAGCAACTCTCGGTTTGACATTATGGCCAAATTGCATTGTGCATGCAGCTGATGAAGAATGTGGTACCAGAAGGAGAAGAGCTGATGCCAAACAGGGACATATCGATGAATCCAGGCATTACTGAAGCTAAACCTGTTCTAATCAATGATTCTCGACCAATATTAAATGTCACTTGGGTCAAGAAATTTTCAAGGAACCGTGGCAAGGTTTTACGCGAAGCGTCAGAAGTTGACGATTCATATGAAATTGGTGATGCAAACATTTGCAATGGTAGCCTGAAGAGGAAGTTACTATAAGGTTGGAGATATCTGTATATTCCAAATAGgctattttggtgtaaataagaAATGCAGACCTCATTAATTTGCTAAGGATCAATTTTAGCTGCCTTGTTCTCTGGTAAGGTAGAGTTAGTTAATGAGTAGTTCTTTTGGATGTAAAGCTGCTGGATCTGAGGCTTTCATATCATAGGGACTGATCAATATTTCCCTGTTAAAAGTTCTTAAATCATTACCCCTTTCTAATCACATTAGTATTTCTTTTACTCCATTTGTCTCATATTGtgttgtgtttttcttttacACGCCCTTTGAGAAAAATTAATTAGGAAAGGGATTAGAATATTCTAcccttatttatgtcttaagataTAATCTCTTTTCATTGactatttattctatttatgtgttattttcatcttcaagaacaattattactaagggtaaaaaataattaatcttgtgttgaaattttaaaatgttaaataatttgagacaactatttttagtaatTATGGGGACATTTGCATCTATATTCGCTTTTtgggtcacattttaacttgcacttgttttgcaaaaaaaattgcaagtgtacttactttttcgcgtaacttgagcatacggggctgaagtaacaAAGACAATCATGCAAaatttcagcattctagtagatgaGACTGAAGTAGTAAGTATGCTAAACCAAatatgctgaaatttttgtttataattgttgaacttaagcatagtagctgaagtttttgttcgtaattgctgaagtttttatttttgtaattggCGAatttcagctttagagctgaagtttttgtttttgtaactgacgaactttagctctagagctggaAATTTGTTTTGTACCTGGtcaacttcagctctagagctgaagtatttgtttgtaactgacgaacttctAATATGATTCTTTTTATCTAACTTGGTTTTGGTTTTTCTTGTTTCCTCAAGATTTTAatgattctttttttctttcaaaacacCATACCAAAACAAAATCTAAAAAGTCATCTACTATTTCAAGGATCTCACTCGTTATAAATTTTCAATTCcttgtagaaaaggaaaatttcaCTCCCTTGGGTAGTAAGAGCCGGAGTATAAAAATTAGTACTAGTATTAATAGTTCATGCAAGTATTACGAAGTTGTCTGCTTTTGCCAAGTGGTGAAAAGGTTTGCGGAAATTAAGATGGCGAGTTTGTCAAGCATCCCTTCAGCCTTGTCAATGTTCCAGGCCTAGTGATTGAgggcggatataactttgaggaggagaaggaggaggagaaagggggctaaagttgtttaaaaagtgggtacaagttaaaactttaaaaaaatgggtataagttaaataggacgaccaaatagggcgcctcGTGCAATTTTTACGTAATTATGACTGTTAATATGAGACAGAGGGAGtattgttttattttgaactttctGCCATCTCTTGTTACTTTCTTTCCATTTTGTATGATAtaattaatatttgaaaataattgcACTTTTCATATGAAATTTTAGTTCATATGGTTCTTATTTCTTTGACAAGCATTTGAAAGTAGATGCAAATAAAGGCCACTAAAAAGCTGAAAGCTAATTAGCTATAAAGTAATGAGAGGACCCAATAGCTTTGAGCTCATCAGAACAATATAGTTAAATTTAGCCCAAAATATGAAGTTACAATGGCAAAAAAGTATGCacgtgtttttttcttttctttttgataaCCGAGAAGGAGAGCATTGACGTAACTTgtaaagttgttgtcatatgaccaggaggtcacgggttcgagccgcggaaacaacctcttgtagaaatgcagggtaagactgcgtacgatagacccttgtggtccgaccTTTTTCCGGACCCCGCACATAAaggggagcttagtgcaccaagCTA
The Nicotiana sylvestris chromosome 11, ASM39365v2, whole genome shotgun sequence DNA segment above includes these coding regions:
- the LOC104238748 gene encoding non-structural maintenance of chromosomes element 4 homolog A-like gives rise to the protein MAKEIERNQEVHKAKTVVHDDELNELTQQPTSEARGVRSKYSDIQNRICEGKDEIANVDSEKFKEIMKDIENSHYEVKKPREQVADAEALFDLTKTLAASVRSHSTGVTPYIFISSLLDVFGTQRPKGHSVNANALWKDIGLAVSPIFTNAGGCLTMLGPMNCEFKCRKVTRRPRTKVHSRARPKELEVNAEEKTDTDKNISTMFQILRKKRVKLESLIMNRKSFAQSIENLFTLSFLVKDGRVFVDLDESGSHFVSPRNGPAAAAVKSGEVKYSHFVFRLDFADWELMKNVVPEGEELMPNRDISMNPGITEAKPVLINDSRPILNVTWVKKFSRNRGKVLREASEVDDSYEIGDANICNGSLKRKLL